Part of the Sorghum bicolor cultivar BTx623 chromosome 1, Sorghum_bicolor_NCBIv3, whole genome shotgun sequence genome, CCAACTGCACTGAACTGAACTGAAATGCATTGAAGGTATGGTAGGTatctactagctagctagtccTATCTAGCTAGTAGCCAGCAGGGGCGTTGGCGAGCAGCGCTTGTGCTTGTGTGTCGTACTTGAATCCTTGGCTCCTGGAATGATCGGCGGCCCAGATGAAGATCCCGTAGAGCTTGCCCTGCGACTGCAGCGTCTGGCAAGCGCTGAGCGACGTGTTGATGGACACCGACGTCGTGGTGGCCGCCGTCGTGAAGCTGGCCAGGATGTTGCCTCCGGGGTAGTTGACGAGCTGCTGGTCGAAGTAGTCCACGTACTGCGCCTCCGTCGTGCTGGCGCCGTACGCGTAGAACTGGTAGTTGACGTAGTCTATGACGCTCCCGTAGCTCGCCCACAGTGCCTGGTAATGGCGCTGCACGTCGGCGTTGCCGTACGGCGCGATGGACGCGAACTTGATCACGCCGTTGCTCTTGAGCGTGGTCACCAGGCGGCCGATGCACTCGGCGAAGGTCGCCGGGTCCGCCTGGAACTGCTCGTAGTCGATGTCGATGCCGTCCAGGTTGTACTCGTGGATGATGCTGGTCAGGGAGGAGACGGCGTTCTCGACCCAGGACTCCACGGAGGTGATGTTGAAGTACACCGGCCGGTCGTTCA contains:
- the LOC8064915 gene encoding chitinase 2, producing the protein MGYSKLIALLVLVPALVAVHVHVPMASAANSNLFRDYIGAIFNGVKFTDVPINPRVRFDFIMAFVIDYTTATEPPTPTNGQFNIFWQNSVLTASAVAGIKQSNPNVRVAISLGGATVNDRPVYFNITSVESWVENAVSSLTSIIHEYNLDGIDIDYEQFQADPATFAECIGRLVTTLKSNGVIKFASIAPYGNADVQRHYQALWASYGSVIDYVNYQFYAYGASTTEAQYVDYFDQQLVNYPGGNILASFTTAATTTSVSINTSLSACQTLQSQGKLYGIFIWAADHSRSQGFKYDTQAQALLANAPAGY